In Dama dama isolate Ldn47 chromosome X, ASM3311817v1, whole genome shotgun sequence, one genomic interval encodes:
- the LOC133053052 gene encoding exosome complex component MTR3-like, protein MPADHRRIRVPEESQPQQLYAAGEGEAPAPRDPARLRPVYARARLLSQAKGSAYLEAGGPKVLCAESGPRQAEGGERGGCPARAGCEAPAALSGRLLCDFRRAPFSDRGRRAPPGGGEERELARAPQESLEPAVRLGRYPRAQLEVWALLLGDGGSALAAPLTAAALALAAAGVEMYDLVVGCGLSRAPGPAPAWLLDPTLLEEERAAAGLSVALMTVLKQVAGLLGSGEGGPNESWAEAVHLGFEGCQRLYPVLQQCLVRAARRRGGAAPL, encoded by the coding sequence ATGCCCGCGGACCACCGCCGCATCCGCGTGCCCGAGGAGTCGCAGCCGCAGCAGCTGTACGCGGCCGGCGAGGGCGAGGCGCCGGCCCCTCGCGACCCGGCGCGGCTGCGGCCGGTGTACGCGCGCGCCAGACTGCTGAGCCAGGCCAAGGGTTCGGCCTACTTGGAGGCAGGCGGCCCCAAGGTGCTGTGCGCCGAGTCGGGCCCGCGCCAGGCCGAGGGCGGCGAGCGCGGCGGCTGCCCGGCCAGGGCGGGCTGCGAGGCTCCCGCGGCGCTGAGCGGCCGCCTGCTCTGCGACTTCCGCCGCGCGCCCTTCTCTGACCGAGGGCGCCGAGCCCCGCCGGGCGGCGGCGAGGAGCGCGAGCTGGCGCGGGCGCCGCAGGAGTCGCTCGAGCCGGCCGTGCGCCTGGGCCGCTACCCGCGCGCGCAGCTCGAGGTGTGGGCGCTGCTGCTGGGGGACGGCGGCTCGGCGCTGGCCGCCCCGCTCACTGCCGCCGCGCTCGCCCTGGCCGCCGCGGGCGTCGAGATGTACGACCTGGTGGTGGGCTGCGGCCTGAGCCGCGCGCCGGGGCCCGCGCCCGCCTGGCTGCTGGACCCCACGCTGCTGGAGGAGGAGCGCGCCGCCGCCGGCCTCAGCGTGGCGCTCATGACGGTGCTCAAGCAGGTGGCCGGGCTGCTGGGCAGCGGGGAGGGCGGCCCGAACGAGAGCTGGGCGGAGGCCGTGCACCTGGGGTTCGAGGGCTGCCAGCGCCTCTACCCCGTTCTCCAGCAGTGCTTGGTGCGGGCCGCCCGCCGGAGGGGTGGCGCCGCGCCCCTCTGA